A section of the Acanthochromis polyacanthus isolate Apoly-LR-REF ecotype Palm Island chromosome 1, KAUST_Apoly_ChrSc, whole genome shotgun sequence genome encodes:
- the cldn11a gene encoding claudin-11a, with protein sequence MANSCLQLSGLLLSCLGWLGIVIATATNDWVTMCKYGLNTCKKMDELGEKGPWAECVISTGLYHCVSLTQILDLPAYIQTTRALMITGSILGLPAVGILLMSMPCISLGNEPQSSKNKRTILGGVLILIVAICGMVSTVWFPIGAHQEGGLMSFGFSLYTGWVGTIFSVLGGSIATCSSDSSSSRSYQENNHFYYSKQGGGNLPAASSTNHAKSAHV encoded by the exons ATGGCGAACTCCTGTCTCCAACTGAGCGGCTTGCTCCTCAGCTGCCTCGGATGGCTGGGCATTGTGATTGCGACAGCTACCAATGACTGGGTGACTATGTGTAAATACGGTTTGAACACCTGCAAGAAGATGGATGAGCTGGGGGAAAAGGGACCCTGGGCGGAATGTGTCATCTCCACAGGACTCTACCACTGCGTCTCCCTTACGCAGATCCTAGACCTGCCAG CTTACATCCAGACGACTCGTGCCCTGATGATCACAGGTTCAATCCTAGGTCTCCCAGCGGTGGGAATACTCCTCATGTCCATGCCCTGCATCAGTCTTGGCAATGAACCTCAGAGCTCCAAGAACAAACGCACCATTCTGGGAGGAGTGCTTATACTCATAGTGG CAATCTGTGGGATGGTGTCCACCGTCTGGTTTCCCATCGGGGCCCATCAAGAGGGTGGCCTCATGTCGTTCGGCTTCTCCCTCTACACTGGATGGGTGGGCACTATTTTTTCCGTGCTGGGTGGGTCCATCGCCACCTGCTCGTCAGATTCCTCCTCCTCTCGCTCCTACCAGGAAAACAATCACTTTTACTACTCCAAACAGGGAGGCGGCAACCTGCCAGCCGCCTCTTCCACCAATCATGCCAAAAGCGCCCACGTGTGA